The following DNA comes from Bacteroidota bacterium.
AACTATTTTACCATAAAAGGTATAGTGCTTTCTTTATTAGCAAAAAGTAAGTTAAAAAACGTTGAAATTCAACAGGAACAAAAAGAAAATTTTGAGTTTGTTACCAGTGTACTGTTTAAACAAAAAGAAATAGCCGTTTTCGGTCAGTTAAAAACTGAATTAGCAGGTAAATTTGATATTGATTTGCCCGTTTATTATGCCAGTATAAACTTTGATTTATTATATGCTTTAAACGCCAATGAAACCACAGTTATTAAACCTGTTTCTATTTTCCCTGCTGTTAAACGCGATTTAGCTTTATTGATTGATGATGCCATTAATTACGCACAACTAGAGAAAATTGCTGTTAAAACAGACAATAAACTAATTAAAGCCATTAATGTATTTGACGTTTACAAAGGCGATAAAATTGAAAGTGGTAAAAAAAGCTATGCGTTGAGTTTTATTTTACAAGATGAAACAAAAACATTAACGGACCAGGAAATTGATGCTGTAATGAACAAATTGATTAAAAACTACGAAAAAGAAATTGGAGCTACCCTGAGAGCCTAGATTATGAATAGCAATTTGTTTTTAAGTACCGAGATTAAACTAAGGGTTGTTAAACTCCTGAATCAAAATAAAAATTTGATGGCTAGTAACTTGGAACTTGAAAATAAAATAAATGAACTCAACAAAATAGTTGAAAAACAAAAAAACTTATTGCAAGAGATAGAAGATAACAATAAAATTATTAAACTTGCGAGAGAAATACATTTATCAACCAAAGAAAAGCAGGAATTGAAATTGGAGTTGAAGGAAAAAATTAAGTTGATTGATGAATGTATAAAAATGTTAAGCCAGTAATATTCTTAACAGTTGAACGAAATATCAATTAATATCAATATAGCCGGGCGCAATTACCCGCTTACCATTGCACCAGCCGATGAGGAAGCAGTGAGAACAGCCGGTAAAATGATAAATGACAAATTGAACGTGTATAGCGAACAATTTTCACTAAAAGATAAACAAGATGCTTTAGCCATGTTTGCTTTAGAAATAAGCATGGAGCATCAGAAACAAAAGGCATTGGCAAAAACCAATGACGAATTAATAGCTACAGAATTAAATTCAATTAAGCAGCTATTAGCCCCTGTTCAGCTTTAAATTAAGACCCTCTTACTGTGTTTAACTAAGTTTTACTAATTTATTAAACCACAAACAAATGAACATTTTTTTAATAGTAATTATTGCCATGGTAACATTTGGAGCAGGTGCTACCATTATGTTTTTCATAAACAATAATTTACTTAAAAGTAAAGCAGAAAATGTAATGAAGGATGCCGAAGCGCAAGCCGAAATTACCAAGAAGAAAAGAGAGTTAGAAGCCAAAGAAAAATTTATACAATTAAAGGCTGAACACGAAAAAGAAGTTCAACAACGCAATAATCAAGTAGCACAAAATGAAAACAGGCTAAAACAAGTTGAAAACTCTTTAAAACAAAAAACAGAGCAAGCCACCAAAAAGGATAACGAGCTTGAACAGATAAAACAGACTTTAACTAAACAGCAGGAAGTAGTTAAACAAAAGCAAGCAGATGCGGAAAAAGCACTAGCCAATCAACAAAAACAATTAGAAAAAATAGCTGGTCTTTCTGCTGACGAAGCAAAAAAACAATTGGTTGAAACTTTAACCGAAGAAGCCCGCACAGAAGCTTTAAGCCGCGTAAAAGATATTGTTGATGAAGCAAAATTAACTGCCAACAAAGAAGCTAAAAAAATAATTTTAGGAACTATCCAACGTACCGCAGCTGAACATGCTATAGAAAATGCCGTTTCTATTTTCAATATTGACAGTGACGAGATGAAAGGTAGAATTATTGGAAGAGAAGGACGTAATATCAGAGCATTAGAAGCAGCAACAGGTGTTGAATTTATAGTTGATGATACACCGGAAGCTATTATCCTTTCTTGCTTCGATCCTATCAGAAGAGAAATTGCACGCCTATCTATTCACAGGTTAGTGACAGACGGACGTATACATCCTGCCCGTATTGAAGAAGTTGTTGCCAAAACAAAAAAACAAATTGAGGACGAGATTGTAGAAACAGGAGAGCGTACTTGTATTGATTTAGGTATACATGGCTTACACCCAGAACTAATCAGAATGGTTGGCCGTATGCGTTTCCGCTCAAGTTACGGACAAAATTTATTAATGCATAGCCGTGAAGTAGCCAACTTATGTGCTACCATGGCAGCAGAATTAGGCTTAAACGTTAAATTAGCTAAACGTGCCGGCTTATTACACGATATAGGTAAAGTGCCAGATGACGATGCAGAAACTCCGCATGCTTTATTAGGAATGAAACTGGCTGAAAAATACAAAGAGCATCCGGAAGTAATTAATGCCATTGGAGCGCATCATGACGAAATAGAAATGACCAGCATGCTTTCACCTATAGTACAGGCTTGCGATGCTATTAGCGGAGCCCGCCCTGGAGCTCGTAGAGAAGATACCGAAAACTATATGAAACGCTTAAAAACCTTAGAAGATATGGCTTTAAGCTTTAAAGGTGTAGAGAAAGCATTTGCTATACAAGCAGGCCGTGAATTACGTGTAATGGTTGAAAGCGAAAAAGTAACTGATGAAGAAGCAGAAATGATTTCATTAAACTTATCGAACAGGATACAAACCGAAATGACCTATCCTGGTCAGATAAAAGTAACCGTAATCAGAGAACGTAGAGCTGTTAACTATGCTAAATAAAAAGCATAATAAAACTTTATTTAAAAACTGTAACCGACTCCAATTGGTTACAGTTTTTTTCATTTTAGCTTTGCTCAGTTTTAAAACGGCTAACGAAAATTTTGAACGTATTAGCTTAACCATGCAAAGCAAAAAGGTTATCAATGGCAAATTAGTCATTACCAATGCCGATGTGTTTTATGCGGCTGATGGCAAAATGGTAACCCATATATTATCGCCAATTGAAACAGTAGTTATTAATAACACAAAAGGCGATTTAAACATTTACAACCCCAGGGAAAATGAAGTTTACAAAGAATTTAATTATAACCAAGGGACAGAAAGCACTTCATTGTATTATTTTTTAAAAGACAGAAACAATGAATTGGGTTTACGCAGTTTAGGCTTTAAATTAAATAACTCGAAAGTAGAAAATGGATATATAGTTACAAGCTGGGTACCACCTGCTCAGTATATGAAAATGTTTAATTCAGTAGAGCTTGTTTACCAGCAAGGCAAGCCTGTTTTCCTTAAATTTATCAATAATAAAAACAAAGCTATTAAGAAGAGTTATTATTATAATTATACCAAAGTATTGAACTTAAATTTTCCTTTAGCCATTACACATATCAGTTAT
Coding sequences within:
- a CDS encoding cell division protein ZapA, with protein sequence MNEISININIAGRNYPLTIAPADEEAVRTAGKMINDKLNVYSEQFSLKDKQDALAMFALEISMEHQKQKALAKTNDELIATELNSIKQLLAPVQL
- the rny gene encoding ribonuclease Y produces the protein MNIFLIVIIAMVTFGAGATIMFFINNNLLKSKAENVMKDAEAQAEITKKKRELEAKEKFIQLKAEHEKEVQQRNNQVAQNENRLKQVENSLKQKTEQATKKDNELEQIKQTLTKQQEVVKQKQADAEKALANQQKQLEKIAGLSADEAKKQLVETLTEEARTEALSRVKDIVDEAKLTANKEAKKIILGTIQRTAAEHAIENAVSIFNIDSDEMKGRIIGREGRNIRALEAATGVEFIVDDTPEAIILSCFDPIRREIARLSIHRLVTDGRIHPARIEEVVAKTKKQIEDEIVETGERTCIDLGIHGLHPELIRMVGRMRFRSSYGQNLLMHSREVANLCATMAAELGLNVKLAKRAGLLHDIGKVPDDDAETPHALLGMKLAEKYKEHPEVINAIGAHHDEIEMTSMLSPIVQACDAISGARPGARREDTENYMKRLKTLEDMALSFKGVEKAFAIQAGRELRVMVESEKVTDEEAEMISLNLSNRIQTEMTYPGQIKVTVIRERRAVNYAK